From Bacillus cereus group sp. RP43, the proteins below share one genomic window:
- a CDS encoding HBL/NHE enterotoxin family protein has product MKKTLVTGLMVTAILASPSNYVSVYAEKVQSKSESTYVQNVKNANTLSHSIRTLGSQSPLAQAYGLIILQQPTIKGTGMSSLTNHQEFVKNHVREWLDEYNPKLVDLNQDMQRFSTRFNGYYGTLYDLAGTVNTDAETKVSFVNAFNRLQQDVQTIQDSMNQTLLQLNRFNDLLLQDNKGFSEKAKIAIQSLEGSDGTVTQLRADIKRLQEEILVELAKILNRPNEVRNGVINIGKQVFTIAGGAAQTQTIDFISISSLGGGILDLFDSQTAASARIIEQKQKELLPLIQQLAETQIQVTEMTFIEDQMNGFTEMIKRQITTFEYLMNDWKALNDTMIQIQLNLSAGAHMDSVGLQNQLIQLKEFSDELYLQTKKFENFISNVTIN; this is encoded by the coding sequence GTGAAAAAAACTTTAGTTACAGGATTAATGGTTACAGCAATATTAGCAAGTCCTTCCAACTATGTAAGTGTTTACGCGGAGAAGGTGCAGTCTAAATCAGAGTCAACATATGTACAAAATGTCAAAAATGCGAATACATTATCACATTCGATTAGAACGTTAGGTTCACAATCACCTTTAGCACAAGCATATGGATTAATTATTTTACAGCAACCAACCATTAAAGGGACTGGTATGAGCAGTTTAACGAATCACCAAGAATTTGTAAAAAATCATGTTCGCGAATGGTTAGATGAATATAATCCTAAGTTAGTTGATTTAAATCAAGATATGCAGCGTTTTAGTACAAGATTCAATGGTTATTATGGTACATTATATGATTTAGCGGGAACGGTAAATACAGATGCGGAAACAAAAGTGAGTTTTGTAAATGCTTTTAATAGACTACAACAGGACGTACAAACTATCCAAGATAGTATGAACCAAACCTTATTGCAGCTAAATCGTTTTAATGATTTATTGCTTCAAGATAACAAAGGGTTTTCTGAAAAAGCAAAAATAGCAATTCAATCCTTAGAGGGGTCAGATGGAACTGTTACACAGCTAAGAGCTGATATTAAAAGACTTCAAGAAGAGATACTGGTAGAACTCGCAAAAATTTTAAATAGACCAAATGAAGTTCGTAACGGCGTTATAAATATTGGGAAGCAAGTCTTTACGATTGCGGGCGGAGCAGCTCAGACTCAAACTATAGATTTTATCTCTATTTCATCTCTTGGTGGTGGAATTTTAGATCTTTTCGACAGCCAAACAGCTGCTTCTGCTAGGATTATTGAGCAGAAACAAAAAGAATTACTACCACTAATTCAGCAGTTAGCAGAAACCCAAATTCAAGTGACTGAAATGACTTTTATTGAGGATCAAATGAATGGGTTTACTGAGATGATTAAGAGGCAAATTACTACTTTTGAATATTTGATGAATGATTGGAAAGCGCTAAATGATACAATGATCCAAATCCAACTCAATCTGAGTGCAGGGGCACACATGGATAGTGTTGGATTGCAAAATCAATTAATTCAGCTCAAAGAATTCAGTGATGAACTGTATTTGCAAACAAAAAAGTTTGAAAATTTCATTTCAAATGTAACAATAAATTAA
- a CDS encoding HBL/NHE enterotoxin family protein: MTKKPYKVMALSALITVMAAGSIMPTYASAAESTAKSTPIHAKTGTTGDYPDYSLGPEGLKEAITNTGSNALVMDLYALTIIKQANADFNGLNSIDTSLRTKIINDQNIARINAGQWLDKLKPQMISTNQNIINYNTKFQNYYDTLITAVNNKDKETLSNGLTRLNNDVVANKAEVDELLGELREFRKKMATDTQNFRQDATQITSILASQDAGIPLLQNQLTTYHATIAEYNKLLIASAVATALGPLAIIGGAVLIGTGLGAKLGVVFIVGGLGATAGGIAGIVIAKQEMDKAQEEIKNITGQITQAQLEVAGLTNLKEQTESLTETIDIAITALQNLSTKWDVVGSKYKSLLKNIAVMDPNDLFFIKEDLNVAKDSWKEVRDTAANLYETDIKLVDTK, from the coding sequence ATGACAAAAAAGCCTTATAAAGTAATGGCTTTATCCGCATTAATAACGGTAATGGCAGCAGGTAGTATCATGCCAACATATGCTTCTGCAGCGGAAAGCACGGCAAAATCAACTCCTATTCACGCTAAAACAGGTACAACGGGCGATTACCCGGATTATTCATTAGGACCAGAGGGTCTTAAAGAGGCAATAACAAATACAGGGTCAAATGCTTTAGTAATGGACCTTTATGCTTTAACAATCATTAAACAAGCAAATGCTGATTTCAATGGGCTCAATTCAATTGATACATCTTTACGAACGAAAATAATTAATGATCAAAATATTGCCAGAATAAATGCAGGGCAATGGTTAGATAAACTTAAACCGCAAATGATTTCAACGAATCAAAATATTATTAATTATAATACTAAATTTCAAAATTACTATGATACGTTAATAACAGCTGTAAACAATAAGGACAAGGAAACATTATCAAATGGACTTACAAGGCTAAATAATGATGTTGTAGCAAATAAGGCGGAAGTGGACGAATTATTAGGAGAACTGCGAGAATTCCGAAAGAAAATGGCAACAGATACGCAAAACTTTAGACAAGATGCAACTCAAATAACGTCTATTTTAGCAAGTCAAGATGCTGGAATTCCGCTGTTGCAAAATCAACTCACAACGTATCATGCTACAATTGCTGAATATAATAAACTGCTTATTGCCTCAGCAGTTGCAACGGCTTTAGGCCCACTTGCTATTATAGGCGGAGCAGTTCTAATTGGTACTGGTTTAGGAGCTAAACTAGGAGTGGTGTTCATTGTAGGTGGTTTAGGAGCAACAGCAGGTGGTATAGCGGGAATTGTTATAGCAAAGCAAGAGATGGATAAGGCTCAGGAAGAGATTAAGAATATAACAGGACAAATAACCCAGGCTCAATTAGAAGTAGCTGGTTTAACCAATCTAAAAGAGCAAACTGAATCCTTAACAGAGACTATTGATATAGCAATTACTGCACTACAAAATCTTTCAACCAAATGGGATGTAGTTGGATCAAAATATAAATCTTTACTTAAAAATATTGCAGTTATGGACCCTAACGATCTATTTTTCATAAAAGAGGATCTCAATGTGGCTAAAGATAGTTGGAAAGAAGTTAGAGATACTGCTGCAAATCTTTATGAAACTGATATTAAATTAGTAGATACAAAATAA
- a CDS encoding RICIN domain-containing protein, with protein sequence MDRSTNNVTLWSNNGGNHQKWKLVYDSNKKAYQIKSVTNQNLILAWNDYQGSNNVFATPNQYYEEHYWIVEDAGNGYFYLKNKKNSRYLDVTGSGTKDGTNVIVYPFTASNNQKFKLQRLN encoded by the coding sequence ATGGATCGATCAACGAATAATGTTACCTTATGGAGCAATAACGGCGGTAATCATCAAAAATGGAAGTTAGTATATGATTCAAATAAAAAGGCCTATCAAATTAAAAGTGTAACAAATCAAAATTTAATATTAGCTTGGAATGACTATCAAGGTTCTAACAATGTTTTTGCTACACCTAACCAATACTATGAAGAGCATTATTGGATAGTTGAAGATGCAGGAAATGGATATTTTTATTTAAAAAATAAGAAAAACTCTAGGTATTTAGATGTAACTGGTTCTGGTACTAAAGATGGAACAAATGTTATAGTATATCCATTTACAGCTAGTAATAATCAAAAATTTAAATTACAGAGACTAAATTAA
- a CDS encoding FtsX-like permease family protein, with protein MLFKLSMSGLKSKLQDYIVLLVGLIVSISTFYMFQTLSLNKAFLESNPHADMVAIAFQIGSFLLAIVTFFYILYANSFLLSLRQKEFGMYMMLGAKKHKVTLLMFIETIVIGAASLAIGIAVGIGLAEGIGQLLMKQLEFSGEDYKAFYIPSMTVTCLFFFALFIVSAIMNSMKLSRISVLQLVHADAKTERIAVKGKMTGVVAFLGLILLGIGYASLIHIAHLQEKELLTVPKFMGIGLITATVGTYMLFGSLLPVMLNKIKSNKKRREKGLNAFTFAQLNFRINSLTRVLATVAILVALGAGGIACGMAFKNNVLKTTDKEKVYDSVVHNPTAEEKKILSGILFQEKFEYRYKVDNQYVYYIKEDVEKNRPLAQDSDNRKMMKVSEEFPKDAFTLPKQLYKLYNDDTKTKQWKEAFFTIQPTYMYPDHEIKIIDQSIYDSMKDKENTVFIGKTDDFGAHLKEWKKLDELQVAKYKNVKAEELGSTYQMYNLSHSMASGFMFMGFFVGIAFLAMMASCLMFKILSGASKDSTRYQMLRKIGVRQGLLTQSIYKELFFIFLVPAIVGIAHILVGMNMFGPLLIDPYFRIWLPLVIFVVIYLIYYLITVQLYKRIVLPKEK; from the coding sequence ATGTTATTTAAGCTTTCCATGTCTGGTCTAAAAAGTAAGTTGCAAGATTACATTGTCTTACTTGTTGGTTTGATTGTCTCTATTTCAACTTTTTATATGTTTCAAACGTTATCACTAAATAAAGCGTTCCTTGAATCCAATCCACATGCCGATATGGTTGCAATTGCATTCCAAATCGGTTCCTTTTTATTAGCGATTGTAACGTTTTTCTATATTTTATATGCAAATTCTTTCTTATTATCTCTTCGACAAAAAGAATTTGGTATGTACATGATGTTAGGGGCAAAAAAGCATAAAGTTACCTTACTTATGTTTATTGAAACAATCGTAATAGGTGCCGCATCTCTTGCAATCGGAATCGCAGTTGGTATAGGGCTTGCAGAAGGTATTGGTCAGTTATTAATGAAGCAGTTGGAATTCTCTGGTGAAGACTATAAAGCATTTTATATTCCATCTATGACTGTTACTTGCCTCTTTTTCTTTGCACTATTTATAGTATCAGCAATCATGAATAGTATGAAATTATCTCGTATTTCTGTATTACAACTTGTACATGCAGATGCAAAAACAGAGCGTATCGCTGTAAAAGGAAAAATGACAGGTGTAGTTGCATTTCTTGGTCTGATTTTGCTAGGTATTGGGTATGCATCACTGATCCATATAGCACATTTACAGGAAAAAGAGCTATTAACCGTACCTAAATTCATGGGTATTGGATTAATCACAGCAACAGTCGGTACTTACATGTTATTTGGATCACTTCTCCCAGTTATGCTTAACAAGATAAAGAGTAATAAAAAACGTCGTGAAAAAGGGCTGAATGCTTTTACTTTTGCACAATTGAATTTCCGAATTAATAGCCTCACACGGGTGCTTGCAACGGTAGCAATCCTAGTGGCTCTTGGCGCTGGTGGAATTGCGTGTGGTATGGCATTTAAAAATAACGTTCTAAAGACGACTGATAAAGAAAAAGTTTACGATTCAGTCGTTCATAATCCAACAGCGGAAGAAAAGAAAATTTTGAGTGGCATCTTATTTCAGGAGAAGTTTGAATATCGCTACAAAGTAGATAATCAGTATGTGTATTATATAAAAGAAGATGTAGAGAAAAATCGTCCTTTAGCACAAGATAGTGACAATAGGAAGATGATGAAAGTTTCGGAAGAATTTCCCAAGGATGCATTTACATTGCCAAAACAACTGTATAAACTGTATAACGATGATACGAAAACAAAACAATGGAAAGAAGCTTTCTTCACAATCCAGCCAACTTATATGTATCCTGATCATGAAATAAAAATTATAGACCAAAGCATATACGATAGTATGAAGGATAAAGAAAATACTGTTTTTATTGGAAAAACAGATGATTTTGGAGCACATTTGAAAGAATGGAAAAAACTTGATGAATTACAGGTAGCGAAATATAAAAATGTGAAAGCGGAAGAATTAGGTAGTACGTATCAAATGTATAATCTGAGTCATAGTATGGCCAGTGGATTCATGTTCATGGGCTTCTTCGTTGGAATTGCGTTCTTAGCAATGATGGCAAGTTGCCTAATGTTTAAAATTCTATCTGGTGCATCGAAAGACAGCACACGTTATCAAATGCTTCGTAAAATCGGTGTCCGCCAGGGGTTATTAACACAATCGATTTATAAAGAGTTATTCTTCATATTCTTAGTACCGGCAATTGTGGGTATTGCTCATATATTAGTTGGTATGAACATGTTCGGTCCGCTTTTGATTGATCCGTATTTCCGAATTTGGTTGCCACTTGTCATTTTCGTAGTGATTTACTTAATTTACTACTTGATTACAGTTCAATTGTATAAAAGAATTGTACTTCCGAAAGAAAAATAG
- a CDS encoding ATP-binding cassette domain-containing protein codes for MTKPVVDVKNVQKVYGKKGENQSHALKGVSFSIQEGEFVGIMGPSGSGKTTLLNVISTLDKATGGVVEIAGIDITKMKQGELSDFRSQKLGFIFQDFNLLENLSIYENIALPLSLQGVSSRNIGPKVEKVADMLGISAILQNYPSEVSGGQKQRSAAARALVHEPAIILGDEPTGALDSKNATSLLDAMTNLNKEQGVSIMMVTHDPYSASYCQRILFIQDGELYKEIYRGGTREEFYKEILDVLANLGTQKA; via the coding sequence ATGACGAAACCAGTTGTAGACGTGAAAAACGTTCAAAAAGTGTACGGTAAAAAAGGTGAGAACCAATCACACGCGTTAAAAGGTGTTTCATTCTCAATTCAAGAGGGTGAGTTTGTCGGAATTATGGGACCATCTGGTTCTGGTAAAACGACATTATTAAATGTAATTTCAACCTTAGATAAAGCAACGGGCGGCGTTGTTGAAATTGCAGGAATAGATATTACGAAAATGAAACAAGGTGAGCTTTCTGATTTCCGTTCACAAAAGTTAGGATTTATTTTCCAAGACTTTAACTTATTGGAGAACTTATCTATTTACGAAAACATCGCTCTTCCACTTTCCCTTCAAGGTGTTTCATCACGAAATATTGGACCAAAAGTAGAAAAAGTAGCTGATATGTTAGGCATCTCAGCAATACTTCAAAATTATCCATCTGAAGTATCTGGTGGACAGAAGCAACGTTCAGCAGCAGCGCGCGCTTTAGTCCATGAACCAGCAATTATTTTAGGGGACGAGCCAACAGGAGCTCTTGATTCTAAAAATGCAACGAGTTTACTGGATGCGATGACAAACTTAAATAAAGAGCAAGGCGTATCTATTATGATGGTTACTCATGATCCATATAGTGCAAGTTACTGTCAGCGTATTTTATTCATTCAAGATGGTGAGCTATATAAAGAAATTTATCGCGGTGGTACACGTGAAGAGTTCTATAAAGAAATTTTAGACGTGCTTGCAAACTTAGGTACACAAAAAGCGTAA